Proteins encoded in a region of the Quercus lobata isolate SW786 chromosome 8, ValleyOak3.0 Primary Assembly, whole genome shotgun sequence genome:
- the LOC115957806 gene encoding uncharacterized protein LOC115957806 encodes MATLSESLALSSLSNLRPSLSPYLTSPPSLSLSAYRKLTALPQFTGLRIQLPSHRSVSSFSSRNPSVLRRCARVSCEAQETALDIPIVTDATWESLVLKSDGPVLVEFWAPWCGPCRMIHPVIGELAKQYDGKLKCFKLSTDDSPSIATQYGIRSIPTIMIFINGEKKDAVIGAVPKTTLIASIEKFL; translated from the exons atggCTACCCTTTCCGAATCCCtcgctctctcttctctctccaaTCTCAGACCCTCCCTCTCGCCGTATCTGACCTCACCGCCGTCACTCTCCCTCTCCGCGTACCGGAAACTTACTGCCTTGCCCCAATTCACCGGCCTCAGGATCCAATTGCCTTCACACCGATCCGTTTCGTCGTTCAGCTCCAGAAACCCTAGCGTTCTTCGCCGATGTGCTCGCGTTTCTTGTGAAGCTCAGGAAACCGCTCTTGata TTCCCATTGTGACTGATGCTACATGGGAATCACTTGTCCTCAAGTCTGATGGGCCTGTTCTGGTTGAGTTTTGGGCTCCATGGTGTGGGCCATGCCGTATGATACATCCAGTAATTGGTGAATTGGCAAAGCAATATGATGGGAAGCTCAAGTGCTTCAAATTGAGTACTGACGATAGTCCTTCAATTGCAACCCAATATGGAATTCGAAGCATCCCAACAATCATGATCTTCATCAACGGTGAGAAGAAAGACGCAGTAATTGGTGCTGTGCCCAAAACCACACTAATTGCCAGCATTGAGAAATTCTTGTAG